The following coding sequences are from one Clostridia bacterium window:
- a CDS encoding class II fumarate hydratase, translated as MEENYRIEKDSMGEMKVPADKLWGAQTARSLKNFRIGGDLMPSVIVHALAMLKQATATANRDLGKLDEARRAAISEACAEVFTGKLDAHFPLSVWQTGSGTQTNMNVNEVVANRAMQLHPELKIHPNDHVNMSQSSNDTFPSAISVSAVLTLEGLLLPAAEKLVKALSALEERYAETPKVARTHMQDAVPMTFGQELSGWRAAIESDIDGVQLSLHKLRALPIGGTAVGNGLNCPDGFDEAVCAFMTEACATEFYPCENKFAGLGSKNAVLAAHGALKTLAADLHKLASDVRLLGSGPRCGIGELKLPANEPGSSIMPGKVNPTQCEALIMVCHEVFGNDAALTGACAAGVLELNVCMPLIAFRFLRSVYLLTDAMTSFTDNCLAGLTADEAVMREYLERSLMTVTRLTPVIGYDAAAAAAKRALEENITLREAVVGAGLMDADKYDEIMKL; from the coding sequence ATGGAAGAGAACTACCGTATCGAAAAGGACTCGATGGGGGAGATGAAGGTCCCCGCCGACAAGCTCTGGGGAGCGCAGACGGCGCGGAGCCTCAAAAACTTCCGCATCGGAGGCGACCTTATGCCGTCGGTGATCGTCCACGCGCTCGCGATGCTGAAACAGGCGACGGCGACGGCGAACCGCGATCTCGGCAAGCTTGACGAAGCGCGCCGCGCCGCGATCTCCGAGGCGTGTGCCGAGGTCTTCACCGGCAAGCTGGACGCGCATTTCCCGCTCTCCGTCTGGCAGACGGGCAGCGGCACGCAGACGAATATGAACGTCAACGAGGTCGTCGCCAACCGCGCGATGCAGCTTCATCCGGAGCTGAAGATCCACCCCAACGACCACGTGAATATGTCGCAGAGCTCTAACGATACCTTCCCCTCGGCGATCTCCGTTTCCGCGGTGCTGACGCTGGAGGGGCTGCTCCTTCCCGCCGCGGAGAAGCTCGTCAAAGCGCTTTCCGCGCTTGAGGAACGCTACGCCGAAACCCCCAAGGTCGCGCGCACTCACATGCAGGACGCCGTGCCGATGACCTTCGGGCAGGAGCTCAGCGGCTGGCGCGCCGCGATCGAATCGGATATCGACGGCGTGCAGCTTTCGCTTCACAAGCTCCGCGCTCTGCCGATAGGCGGCACCGCCGTCGGCAACGGGCTCAACTGCCCCGACGGCTTCGACGAAGCGGTCTGCGCCTTCATGACGGAGGCCTGCGCGACGGAGTTTTATCCCTGCGAAAACAAATTCGCCGGCCTCGGCTCAAAGAACGCCGTCCTCGCCGCGCACGGCGCGCTGAAGACGCTCGCCGCCGACCTGCACAAGCTCGCTTCGGACGTCCGTCTGCTCGGCAGCGGCCCGCGCTGCGGCATCGGCGAGCTGAAGCTCCCCGCCAACGAGCCGGGCAGCTCGATAATGCCCGGCAAGGTCAACCCGACGCAGTGCGAGGCGCTGATAATGGTCTGCCACGAGGTCTTCGGCAACGACGCGGCGCTGACCGGCGCCTGCGCCGCCGGCGTCCTCGAGCTGAACGTCTGCATGCCGCTGATCGCCTTCCGTTTCCTGCGCTCGGTCTACCTGCTGACCGACGCGATGACCTCCTTCACGGATAACTGCCTCGCGGGTCTGACCGCGGACGAAGCCGTGATGCGCGAATACCTCGAGCGCTCGCTCATGACGGTCACGCGCCTGACGCCCGTCATCGGCTACGACGCCGCGGCGGCCGCCGCCAAGCGTGCGCTTGAGGAAAATATCACCCTCCGAGAAGCCGTCGTCGGCGCCGGCCTGATGGACGCGGACAAGTATGACGAAATAATGAAGCTGTAG
- a CDS encoding YifB family Mg chelatase-like AAA ATPase, giving the protein MFARINSFGLFGLDAYKVEAEIDISGGLPGFDVVGLPDTAVRESRDRVRSCIKNRGFIFPVSHIVVNLAPADRKKEGAMYDLPVFVGILFATEQLRADISDAAFVGELSLDGEVRRVNGVLPIAVGAAQFGIKRLFIPYDNAAEASVAKDVEIYPVRDVTELVEHLNGGAKLTPVTEMNFPVAEQTYACDMADVKGQPVARRALEIAAAGGHNLLMVGPPGTGKSMLAQRLPTIMPPMTTAESLQTTKIYSIAGLLPEGVPTMLSRPFRAPHHTMSKIGMTGGTHNPRPGELSLAHNGVMFLDELPEYPRDTLEALRQPLENGSITITRAVGSMTFPCEMILVCAMNPCPCGNFGNPKKRCTCSPGQIHKYLSKISGPLLDRMDIHVETEPLEFNDLRSEAPAESSEAVRARVAAARKRQEERYADIGVSCNARLSGGKTKKLCAISDSAAELLRRSFEKMSLSARAYDKVLRVARTIADLAAEDGIREEHVAEALQYRCLDRKYWDRTIF; this is encoded by the coding sequence ATGTTCGCAAGAATAAACTCCTTCGGACTTTTCGGCCTCGACGCCTACAAGGTGGAGGCGGAGATAGATATCTCCGGCGGTCTGCCCGGCTTCGACGTGGTCGGCCTGCCGGATACGGCGGTGCGCGAATCGCGCGACCGCGTGCGCTCCTGCATAAAGAACCGCGGCTTTATCTTCCCGGTCAGCCACATAGTCGTGAATCTCGCCCCCGCGGACCGCAAAAAAGAGGGCGCGATGTACGACCTGCCCGTCTTCGTCGGCATCCTTTTCGCAACGGAACAGCTCCGCGCCGATATTTCGGACGCCGCCTTCGTCGGCGAGCTTTCGCTCGACGGGGAGGTGCGCCGCGTCAACGGCGTGCTGCCGATAGCGGTCGGCGCGGCGCAGTTCGGGATAAAGCGCCTTTTCATCCCATACGACAACGCCGCCGAAGCGTCGGTGGCGAAGGACGTGGAGATCTACCCCGTCCGCGACGTGACCGAGCTCGTCGAACACCTTAACGGCGGCGCGAAGCTGACTCCCGTCACCGAAATGAACTTCCCCGTCGCGGAGCAGACCTACGCCTGCGACATGGCGGACGTAAAGGGCCAGCCCGTCGCCCGCCGCGCGCTTGAAATAGCCGCCGCCGGCGGCCACAATCTGCTCATGGTCGGCCCTCCCGGCACGGGCAAAAGCATGCTCGCCCAGCGTCTGCCGACGATCATGCCGCCGATGACTACGGCGGAATCCCTGCAGACGACCAAAATATACTCCATCGCCGGCCTGCTCCCCGAGGGAGTGCCTACGATGCTTTCGCGCCCGTTCCGCGCGCCTCACCACACGATGAGCAAGATCGGCATGACGGGCGGCACCCACAATCCGCGCCCCGGCGAGCTTTCGCTGGCGCACAACGGCGTGATGTTCCTCGACGAGCTGCCGGAATACCCGCGCGATACGCTCGAGGCGCTCCGCCAGCCGCTTGAGAACGGCAGCATCACCATAACCCGCGCGGTCGGGAGCATGACCTTCCCCTGCGAAATGATCCTCGTCTGCGCGATGAACCCCTGCCCGTGCGGCAACTTCGGCAACCCGAAGAAGCGCTGCACCTGCTCGCCCGGGCAGATCCACAAATACCTGTCGAAAATATCCGGCCCGCTGCTCGACCGAATGGACATCCACGTCGAGACCGAGCCGCTTGAATTCAACGACCTGCGCAGCGAAGCGCCCGCCGAGAGCAGCGAAGCCGTCCGCGCCCGCGTCGCCGCCGCGCGCAAGCGGCAGGAGGAACGCTACGCGGATATCGGCGTTTCCTGCAACGCCCGCCTCTCCGGCGGCAAGACGAAGAAGCTCTGCGCGATATCGGACAGCGCGGCCGAGCTGCTGCGCCGCTCGTTCGAGAAGATGTCGCTTTCCGCCCGCGCCTACGACAAGGTCCTGCGCGTCGCGCGCACGATCGCCGACCTCGCCGCCGAGGACGGCATCCGCGAGGAGCACGTCGCGGAGGCGCTTCAATACCGCTGTCTCGACCGCAAGTATTGGGACAGAACGATTTTCTGA
- a CDS encoding GPR endopeptidase, which translates to MNAERGDSMAHRTDLAAEARTEHGELDGVEVRTRTAEDVTVTETVISTAEAGEKLGKSPGRYVTIELSGLKTGDIDEEDAGRLIAEELKPMLREGGALVAGLGNRRVTPDALGPRAADGVLATRHIAAALKEFAGIENTRPVSVIATDVLGRTGVETLELLRGAVGEVKPSLVIAVDALASLSTERLGTTVQICDAGISPGSGVGNRRAELSEKTLGVPVIAVGVPTVVDAATVAEDYSGGYFQKHGFFVTPREVDALVDTAARIVSRGINEALNPQLPIEDIMHALA; encoded by the coding sequence ATGAATGCAGAAAGGGGCGATAGTATGGCGCACCGCACCGACCTTGCCGCGGAGGCGCGGACGGAACACGGAGAACTCGACGGAGTCGAGGTCAGAACGCGCACGGCGGAGGACGTTACCGTGACGGAGACGGTCATTTCAACCGCCGAGGCGGGCGAAAAGCTCGGCAAATCGCCGGGCAGATACGTTACCATAGAGCTCTCCGGTCTGAAAACCGGAGATATCGACGAGGAGGACGCGGGGCGGCTCATCGCCGAGGAGCTGAAGCCGATGCTCCGCGAGGGCGGCGCGCTCGTCGCCGGACTCGGCAACCGCCGCGTGACTCCCGACGCGCTCGGCCCGCGCGCCGCGGACGGCGTTCTCGCGACGCGGCATATCGCCGCGGCGCTCAAGGAGTTCGCCGGCATCGAAAACACCCGTCCGGTCAGCGTTATCGCGACCGACGTGCTCGGGCGCACCGGAGTGGAAACGCTGGAGCTGCTGCGCGGCGCGGTCGGCGAGGTCAAGCCCTCTCTCGTCATCGCCGTGGACGCGCTCGCCTCGCTATCGACCGAGCGGCTCGGCACGACTGTGCAGATATGCGACGCGGGCATCTCCCCCGGTTCGGGCGTAGGAAACAGGCGGGCGGAGCTTTCGGAAAAGACGCTCGGCGTGCCCGTGATCGCCGTCGGCGTGCCGACGGTGGTCGACGCCGCGACGGTGGCGGAGGACTACTCCGGCGGGTACTTTCAGAAGCACGGGTTTTTCGTCACGCCGCGCGAGGTGGACGCGCTCGTCGACACGGCGGCGCGGATCGTTTCGCGCGGGATAAACGAGGCGCTCAATCCGCAGCTGCCGATCGAGGACATCATGCACGCGCTCGCCTGA
- the serS gene encoding serine--tRNA ligase — MLDIRRIRADLEGCKKRLAGRNGNYDLDALLAADDERRALIAEADAKKQQLNAVSKDIGIRKSRGEDASEDMAQMKALSDSIKEYDVKLREAEEKVRNMLLSIPNIPNDSVPVGPDDTYNQEIRRVGEVRDFGFEPKPHWELGEKLGILDPDRAAKVTGARFHFYKGLGARLERAVMCFFLDTHTAHGYTEIFPPFMANRASMTGTGQLPKFEEDAYKVTGTDCFLIPTAEVPVTNYYRDEILDGSELPIKFCAYSACFRSEAGSAGRDTRGLIRQHQFNKVELVKFTTPESSYEELEELTHEAELTLQLLGLPYRVVCLSSGDMGFSSAKTYDIEVYMPSYGRYVEISSCSNFEDYQARRMSIRFKRDIKGKAELVHTLNGSGLAVGRTTAAILENFQQEDGSVVVPEVLRKYMGCDVIK, encoded by the coding sequence ATGCTTGACATCAGAAGGATCAGAGCCGACCTCGAGGGCTGCAAAAAGCGCCTCGCCGGCAGAAACGGAAACTACGACCTCGACGCGCTGCTCGCCGCCGACGACGAACGCCGCGCGCTCATCGCGGAAGCGGACGCCAAAAAGCAGCAGCTGAACGCCGTCTCCAAGGACATCGGCATCAGAAAGAGCCGCGGCGAAGACGCCTCCGAGGATATGGCGCAGATGAAGGCGCTTTCCGACAGCATAAAGGAATACGACGTCAAGCTCCGCGAAGCGGAGGAGAAGGTCAGAAATATGCTGCTTTCGATCCCGAACATCCCGAACGATTCCGTTCCCGTCGGCCCGGACGACACCTATAATCAGGAGATCCGCAGGGTAGGCGAGGTGCGCGACTTCGGCTTCGAGCCGAAGCCCCACTGGGAGCTCGGCGAAAAGCTCGGCATCCTCGATCCCGACCGCGCCGCGAAGGTAACGGGCGCGCGCTTCCACTTCTACAAAGGGCTCGGCGCGCGGCTCGAACGCGCCGTAATGTGCTTCTTCCTCGATACCCACACCGCCCACGGCTACACCGAGATATTCCCGCCGTTCATGGCCAATCGCGCCTCGATGACCGGCACCGGCCAGCTCCCGAAGTTCGAGGAGGACGCCTACAAGGTGACCGGCACAGACTGCTTCCTGATCCCGACCGCCGAAGTGCCGGTGACCAACTACTACCGCGACGAAATACTCGACGGCAGCGAGCTGCCGATAAAGTTCTGCGCCTACTCCGCCTGCTTCCGTTCCGAGGCGGGCAGCGCCGGCAGGGACACCCGCGGCCTTATACGTCAGCACCAGTTCAACAAGGTCGAGCTTGTCAAGTTCACCACCCCGGAGAGCAGTTACGAAGAGCTCGAAGAGCTGACTCACGAGGCGGAGCTGACGCTTCAGCTGCTCGGTCTGCCTTACCGCGTCGTATGCCTCTCCAGCGGCGACATGGGCTTCTCCTCGGCGAAGACCTACGATATCGAGGTCTATATGCCGTCCTACGGCAGATACGTCGAGATTTCCAGCTGCTCGAACTTCGAGGATTATCAGGCGCGCCGCATGAGCATCCGCTTCAAGCGCGATATAAAGGGCAAGGCGGAGCTCGTCCACACCCTCAACGGCAGCGGCCTCGCCGTCGGCAGGACCACCGCCGCGATACTCGAGAACTTCCAGCAGGAAGACGGCAGCGTGGTCGTGCCGGAAGTCTTGCGTAAGTACATGGGCTGCGACGTAATAAAGTGA
- a CDS encoding AEC family transporter has product MLETIRISAEQVAMLFVLIAVGVILRRVHIFEGKGITCVTDILFYIISPAIIIERLVLTAKENGENAFAILGWSALASAVGFGVLFAAVTLIFIGRKSRDVNAVKYSAIFANMGFMGIPLVEGILGKEATAYVGVSVAVFTMLNFIVGISLFTENRKKLLSVILNPGTIAIIAALGIILLPDAVTDSEPMRIIMNPVSWLASAQTPMSMMLCGAILGGVTLKGWYKDKYMWIGVALRLLLLPALTTAALLALPLILPIPREIVVALAIAFACPSAVAGAMFAEKFGGNTDLLTKTVAITTLLSIITIPAVCAVCQAVA; this is encoded by the coding sequence ATGCTTGAAACCATACGCATTTCCGCCGAGCAGGTCGCGATGCTCTTCGTGCTCATCGCGGTAGGCGTCATCCTGCGCCGCGTGCATATATTCGAGGGCAAAGGCATCACCTGCGTGACCGATATCCTCTTTTACATCATCAGTCCGGCGATAATCATCGAGCGCCTCGTGCTGACCGCCAAGGAGAACGGCGAAAACGCCTTCGCGATACTCGGCTGGTCCGCGCTGGCCTCGGCGGTCGGCTTCGGAGTGCTCTTCGCCGCGGTGACGCTGATATTCATCGGCAGGAAATCCCGCGACGTGAACGCCGTGAAGTATTCCGCGATCTTCGCGAACATGGGCTTCATGGGCATCCCGCTGGTCGAAGGCATACTCGGCAAGGAAGCGACCGCCTACGTCGGCGTTTCCGTCGCCGTCTTCACGATGCTGAACTTCATCGTCGGCATCTCGCTCTTCACCGAGAACCGCAAGAAGCTGCTTTCGGTCATCCTCAATCCCGGCACTATCGCGATAATCGCGGCGCTCGGGATAATCCTGCTTCCCGACGCGGTTACAGACAGCGAGCCGATGAGAATAATTATGAACCCGGTCTCCTGGCTCGCCTCGGCGCAGACGCCGATGTCGATGATGCTCTGCGGAGCGATCCTCGGCGGCGTTACGCTGAAGGGATGGTATAAGGATAAGTATATGTGGATCGGAGTCGCGCTGCGTCTGCTGCTGCTTCCGGCGCTGACGACGGCGGCGCTGCTCGCGCTTCCGCTGATACTGCCGATCCCGCGCGAAATAGTCGTGGCGCTCGCCATCGCGTTCGCGTGTCCGTCGGCGGTCGCGGGCGCGATGTTCGCCGAGAAGTTCGGCGGCAACACCGACCTGCTGACCAAGACCGTCGCGATCACCACTCTGCTTTCCATAATCACGATACCCGCCGTGTGCGCCGTCTGTCAGGCGGTCGCGTAG
- a CDS encoding diacylglycerol kinase family lipid kinase has protein sequence MKHVFIINPNTVKKLREKLISDIKAACEAEGVEWEIYYTDAPRDAEKHTRELAETGVAYRVYACGGDGTLGEVANGAFGFPNVEIAAIPGGTGNDFVRNFAPAEAFADIRRQIRGMACEFDLIKYNGRFAVNTINIGFDCAVVDYVERHRGRPLMKGSNSYTVAAFIEMFPMPKCSLKLTYDGRTEEQRLTLCSIANGRYCGGGFKSNPLALLDDGKFDVFRADEKVGRLGFLKLVGKYREGTHLECEKMKDRLSYFRTDGMTVSSDKPFKFCVDGEVEEADELKLSVVPAAMRFVIPEGAALTSV, from the coding sequence ATGAAGCACGTATTCATCATCAACCCGAACACGGTTAAAAAACTGCGCGAAAAACTCATTTCCGACATAAAAGCCGCCTGCGAAGCCGAGGGCGTCGAGTGGGAGATATACTACACCGACGCGCCCCGCGACGCGGAAAAGCACACCCGCGAGCTCGCGGAAACGGGCGTGGCGTACCGCGTTTACGCCTGCGGCGGAGACGGCACTCTGGGCGAAGTCGCCAACGGCGCGTTCGGCTTCCCGAACGTCGAGATCGCGGCGATCCCGGGCGGCACCGGCAACGATTTCGTCCGTAACTTCGCGCCCGCCGAGGCGTTCGCGGATATACGCCGCCAGATCCGCGGCATGGCGTGCGAGTTCGACCTTATCAAGTATAACGGCCGCTTCGCCGTCAACACCATAAACATCGGCTTCGACTGCGCGGTCGTCGACTACGTCGAGCGCCACCGCGGCAGGCCGCTGATGAAGGGCTCGAATTCCTACACCGTCGCGGCGTTCATCGAGATGTTCCCGATGCCGAAATGCTCGCTGAAGCTGACCTATGACGGCAGGACGGAGGAGCAGAGGCTTACGCTCTGTTCCATCGCGAACGGGCGCTACTGCGGCGGCGGCTTCAAATCAAACCCGCTCGCGCTGCTCGACGACGGGAAGTTCGACGTCTTCCGCGCCGACGAAAAGGTCGGGCGCCTCGGCTTTTTGAAGCTCGTCGGCAAATACCGCGAGGGCACCCACCTCGAATGCGAAAAGATGAAAGACCGGCTTTCCTATTTCCGCACCGACGGGATGACCGTCTCGTCGGATAAGCCGTTCAAATTCTGCGTCGACGGCGAAGTCGAGGAAGCGGACGAGCTGAAGCTCTCGGTCGTTCCAGCAGCGATGCGTTTCGTCATCCCGGAGGGCGCCGCGCTGACGAGCGTGTGA
- a CDS encoding glycoside hydrolase family 130 protein: protein MGKVMLKKYEGNPIITPKDMPFRCETVYNAGAAKLGDEYILLLRCGRTDGRSVFGLARSKDGYNFEIHPEPVFQKAESGIFKNPENKGVEDPRVTQIGDTYYIFYSCFATYGFQIGIAKTKDFLHIERMGLTTAIDYRNCVLFPEKINGEYVRFERPNFANAGNSGIFISYSPDLIHWGNQQFIMTTDPYDIWQDNKIGPGAPPIKTPRGWLNIYHATTNTMAGQIYRLGCAVHDLNDPRKVIGRMHDFILAPEAPYERSGYVANVVFTCGAVADDDGTLKVYYGGADTVMCVAEGNIEELVDAALADGPDTTVKVEF from the coding sequence ATGGGAAAAGTAATGCTTAAAAAGTACGAAGGCAACCCGATAATCACGCCGAAGGATATGCCATTCAGGTGCGAAACGGTCTACAACGCCGGCGCCGCGAAGCTGGGGGACGAGTACATACTCCTGCTCCGCTGCGGCAGAACGGACGGCCGCTCGGTCTTCGGCCTCGCGCGGTCGAAGGACGGCTACAACTTCGAGATACATCCCGAGCCGGTCTTTCAGAAGGCGGAGAGCGGGATATTCAAGAACCCCGAGAACAAGGGGGTCGAGGATCCGCGCGTAACGCAGATAGGGGATACCTACTACATCTTCTATTCCTGCTTCGCGACCTACGGCTTCCAGATAGGCATCGCGAAGACGAAGGATTTCCTGCACATCGAGCGCATGGGACTTACCACCGCGATCGACTACCGCAACTGTGTGCTTTTCCCCGAGAAGATAAACGGCGAATACGTCCGCTTCGAGCGCCCGAACTTCGCGAACGCGGGCAACAGCGGCATCTTCATCAGCTATTCGCCCGACCTGATCCACTGGGGCAATCAGCAGTTCATCATGACGACCGACCCCTACGATATATGGCAGGATAACAAGATCGGCCCCGGCGCGCCCCCGATAAAGACGCCGCGCGGCTGGCTGAATATCTATCACGCGACCACGAACACGATGGCGGGGCAGATCTATCGCCTCGGCTGCGCGGTGCACGACCTGAACGATCCGCGCAAGGTCATCGGCAGGATGCACGACTTCATCCTCGCGCCGGAAGCGCCCTACGAGCGCAGCGGCTACGTCGCGAACGTCGTCTTCACCTGCGGCGCCGTCGCGGACGACGACGGCACGCTGAAGGTCTACTACGGCGGCGCGGATACCGTCATGTGCGTCGCGGAGGGCAATATCGAGGAGCTGGTGGACGCCGCCCTCGCCGACGGCCCCGACACCACAGTAAAGGTCGAATTCTGA
- a CDS encoding sugar phosphate isomerase/epimerase, whose protein sequence is MSMYENVALQLWSCHEDAENDLEGTLRRLAETGINGFEHFKVTDMSRDDYAALIKRYGMSVPSIHLGYELLLEHWQEYCDYLLPLGLKRFVMPGWHPQNDDEYYRFVEGFDELGRKIRSAGADLLYHNHIVEFTECKKDGKAYWFRMAEDCPEIAFQLDCYWAKLGGCDIMEMLDKYPDRIRSLHIKNGKGEHPSCDIDKGIIDFEPVLARAEQLGMDWTVLEFEAEPKDTYVFCENAVRYIKGLKK, encoded by the coding sequence ATGTCAATGTACGAAAACGTCGCCCTGCAGCTCTGGAGCTGCCACGAAGACGCCGAAAACGACCTTGAAGGCACCCTGCGCCGCCTCGCCGAGACGGGCATAAACGGCTTCGAGCATTTCAAGGTGACCGATATGAGCCGCGATGACTACGCCGCGCTTATCAAGCGTTACGGAATGAGCGTTCCGTCCATCCATCTCGGCTACGAGCTGCTGCTCGAGCACTGGCAGGAATACTGTGACTACCTGCTCCCGCTGGGGCTGAAGCGCTTCGTCATGCCCGGCTGGCATCCGCAGAACGACGACGAGTACTACCGCTTCGTCGAGGGCTTCGACGAGCTGGGCAGAAAGATCCGCTCCGCCGGCGCGGACCTGCTATATCACAATCACATCGTCGAGTTCACCGAGTGCAAAAAGGACGGCAAGGCGTACTGGTTCCGTATGGCGGAGGACTGCCCGGAGATCGCCTTCCAGCTCGACTGCTACTGGGCGAAGCTCGGCGGCTGCGACATCATGGAAATGCTGGATAAATACCCCGACCGCATCCGCAGCCTGCATATCAAAAACGGCAAGGGCGAACACCCCTCCTGCGATATCGACAAGGGCATAATCGACTTCGAGCCGGTCCTCGCCCGCGCCGAACAGCTCGGTATGGACTGGACGGTGCTGGAGTTCGAGGCGGAGCCGAAGGATACCTACGTCTTCTGCGAAAACGCCGTCAGATACATCAAGGGGCTTAAAAAATAA
- a CDS encoding isocitrate/isopropylmalate dehydrogenase family protein — protein MTEKAVEHFRQLIEEQLARVERMKADAGFVDYAALDKLIIGVCGGDGIGPVISREAARVLEYLLAGEVAAGKVEFRYIDGLTIENRVACGKAIPDDVMEQLKECHVILKGPTTTPQAGGDMPNIESANVAMRKALDLFANVRPVKIPEQGIDWTFFRENTEGSYVLGSKGVNVTDDLAFDFTVTTKQGSTRIARLAYEFARANGKPRVSLIQKANVIKTTDGNFLRDCHAVAAEYPEIITDEWYIDITTAKLLDEKRRRDFSVFVLPNLYGDIVTDEAAELQGGVGTAGSANIGTRYAMFEAIHGSAPRMVAEGRDIYADPCSMLRAAVMLLNHVGRNGKAALLERALDICMLEEKRLTITGRSDGATCSAFGDYVMETVEKLK, from the coding sequence ATGACAGAAAAAGCAGTAGAACATTTCAGACAGCTCATCGAAGAACAGCTCGCGCGCGTCGAGCGCATGAAGGCGGACGCCGGATTCGTCGACTACGCGGCGCTGGATAAGCTCATCATCGGCGTTTGCGGCGGCGACGGCATCGGACCCGTCATCTCCCGCGAGGCCGCCCGCGTGCTCGAATACCTGCTCGCCGGCGAAGTCGCCGCGGGCAAGGTCGAGTTCCGCTATATCGACGGACTGACGATAGAGAACCGCGTCGCCTGCGGCAAGGCGATACCGGACGACGTCATGGAGCAGCTGAAGGAATGCCACGTTATCCTGAAAGGCCCGACCACGACTCCCCAGGCGGGCGGCGATATGCCGAACATAGAGAGCGCGAATGTCGCTATGCGCAAGGCGCTCGATCTCTTCGCGAACGTCCGTCCGGTCAAGATCCCCGAGCAGGGCATAGACTGGACCTTCTTCCGCGAGAACACCGAGGGCTCCTACGTCCTCGGCTCAAAGGGAGTGAACGTCACCGACGACCTCGCCTTCGACTTCACCGTCACTACGAAGCAGGGCAGCACCCGCATCGCGCGCCTCGCCTACGAGTTCGCGCGCGCCAACGGCAAGCCCCGCGTTTCGCTCATCCAGAAGGCGAACGTCATCAAGACGACGGACGGAAACTTCCTGCGCGACTGCCACGCCGTCGCGGCGGAGTACCCCGAGATAATCACGGACGAGTGGTATATCGACATCACCACCGCGAAGCTGCTTGACGAGAAGCGCCGCCGCGACTTCTCCGTCTTCGTGCTGCCGAACCTCTACGGCGACATCGTCACCGACGAAGCCGCGGAGCTTCAGGGCGGCGTCGGCACCGCCGGCTCCGCGAATATCGGCACGCGCTACGCGATGTTCGAGGCGATCCACGGCTCCGCGCCGCGCATGGTCGCCGAGGGGCGCGATATCTACGCCGACCCCTGCTCGATGCTCCGCGCCGCCGTCATGCTGCTCAACCACGTCGGCAGGAACGGCAAAGCCGCGCTGCTCGAGCGCGCTCTCGATATATGTATGCTTGAAGAAAAACGCCTTACCATAACCGGCCGCAGCGACGGCGCGACCTGCTCCGCCTTCGGCGACTACGTTATGGAAACGGTTGAAAAACTGAAATAA
- the rlmB gene encoding 23S rRNA (guanosine(2251)-2'-O)-methyltransferase RlmB, producing MADFEQRVALGRNAVAEAMKAGESVQCVYVANGVSESEVSLLRRLCREAGVPLKNVDRRKLEKYGSKNQGVVALLADAEYSTLEDVFKRAEEKGEPPFIIVCDGIEDPHNLGSIIRSANLFGAHGVIVPKRGAAGLTAVVSKASAGAVWHTPVVRVTNITETLKELKKRGLWVYGADAEGVSVDGDVDLSGAAALVIGAEGDGISRLVRENCDVMLSIPMRGDIESLNASVAAGILMYLFMEGRK from the coding sequence ATGGCGGATTTTGAACAGCGCGTCGCCCTCGGCAGAAACGCGGTCGCGGAAGCGATGAAAGCGGGCGAGAGCGTACAGTGCGTATACGTTGCCAACGGCGTTTCGGAATCGGAGGTTTCGCTGCTCCGGCGGCTCTGCCGCGAAGCGGGCGTGCCGCTGAAAAACGTCGACCGCCGCAAGCTTGAAAAATACGGCAGCAAAAACCAGGGCGTCGTCGCGCTTCTCGCGGACGCCGAGTATTCCACCCTCGAGGACGTCTTCAAACGCGCCGAGGAGAAGGGCGAGCCGCCCTTCATAATCGTCTGCGACGGCATCGAGGACCCGCACAACCTCGGCAGCATCATCCGCAGTGCCAACCTTTTCGGAGCGCACGGAGTCATAGTGCCGAAGCGGGGCGCGGCGGGGCTTACAGCCGTGGTTTCAAAAGCGTCGGCGGGCGCTGTCTGGCATACGCCGGTCGTCCGCGTGACTAATATAACCGAAACGCTGAAGGAACTTAAAAAACGCGGGCTCTGGGTTTACGGAGCCGATGCGGAGGGCGTTTCGGTCGACGGCGACGTCGATCTTTCGGGCGCGGCCGCGCTCGTCATCGGCGCGGAGGGGGACGGCATCTCCCGCCTCGTGCGCGAAAACTGCGACGTTATGCTTTCGATCCCGATGCGCGGCGATATAGAGTCGCTCAACGCTTCGGTCGCCGCCGGAATTCTGATGTATCTTTTCATGGAGGGACGCAAATGA